One window of the Halonatronomonas betaini genome contains the following:
- a CDS encoding GLUG motif-containing protein: protein MNTNKKILLFMIVLIFALISIAACDSGSQVVDNPETYNASLIIKGVVNEDHAEFFSVLADGESGVDEFYYLDNSLAGDITGLSGTTELTLVIDNDNITDGEYTVYNNLIEVDKNNNKVIFEVVFLEYNSDFAGGFGTKENPYLIETAEQLNKVRSYLDKHFKLIANIDLIAFDNWEPIGDEDNLFSGSLDGNNKIITNLKINKTDENYLGLFNRISEESMIFNLGLQDVNISGNRYIGGITGRNYGEIVNSYVTGDIEVSGDYVGGITGRNDGNIISSYYIGNISGNENHSIGGITGFNSGEIINSYTEGSVESYRYYVGGLVGINNNIISNSYSHSKVVAIDSVGGLVGRNAGKIDKSFSTGLVEQKSSENYHSGRAGGLVGDNWNAEIINSYSTSRVEGECENIGGLVGTNNRGEIFMSYSTGYVSGKANNIGGFIGNFYSGTIEYCFWDKSINDQLNGVGEPEGDANGNVVGKYSSEMNKETNFKNWDFIDVWAIEENETYPWLLWQGEPADFNENSAE, encoded by the coding sequence ATGAATACCAATAAAAAAATATTATTATTTATGATTGTATTAATTTTTGCTTTAATAAGTATTGCAGCTTGCGATAGTGGCAGCCAGGTCGTTGATAATCCAGAAACATATAATGCATCTCTAATTATTAAAGGCGTTGTTAATGAAGATCATGCAGAATTTTTTAGTGTCCTAGCAGATGGAGAATCAGGTGTAGATGAATTTTATTATCTAGATAATTCTTTGGCTGGAGATATCACTGGTTTATCAGGAACCACAGAATTAACTCTAGTTATTGATAATGATAATATTACAGATGGAGAGTATACAGTTTATAATAATTTAATAGAGGTTGACAAGAATAATAATAAGGTTATATTTGAAGTGGTCTTTTTAGAATATAATTCAGATTTTGCAGGTGGCTTTGGTACTAAAGAAAATCCATATCTTATAGAAACAGCTGAACAATTAAATAAAGTTAGAAGCTATTTGGATAAGCATTTTAAACTAATAGCTAATATTGATTTGATTGCTTTTGATAATTGGGAACCAATTGGAGATGAAGATAATCTATTTTCAGGATCTCTAGATGGCAATAATAAGATAATCACTAATTTAAAAATTAATAAAACTGATGAAAACTACTTAGGGTTATTTAATCGCATAAGTGAAGAGTCAATGATCTTTAATCTTGGATTACAGGACGTTAATATATCAGGAAATAGATATATTGGTGGCATAACAGGGCGTAATTATGGTGAAATAGTTAATTCTTATGTTACAGGAGATATTGAAGTTAGTGGTGATTATGTTGGAGGTATTACAGGACGTAATGATGGTAATATAATTAGCTCTTATTATATTGGAAATATAAGTGGAAACGAAAATCATTCAATAGGTGGTATAACAGGGTTTAACTCTGGTGAAATAATTAATTCTTATACTGAAGGGAGTGTAGAGTCTTATAGATATTATGTTGGGGGGTTAGTAGGCATAAACAATAATATAATAAGTAACTCTTATAGCCATAGTAAAGTTGTGGCAATTGATTCGGTAGGTGGATTAGTTGGAAGAAACGCAGGCAAAATAGATAAGTCTTTTAGTACAGGTTTGGTTGAACAAAAATCCAGTGAAAATTATCATAGTGGTAGAGCTGGGGGGTTAGTAGGAGATAATTGGAATGCTGAGATCATCAATTCATACAGTACAAGTAGAGTTGAAGGTGAGTGTGAAAATATAGGAGGTTTGGTAGGAACTAATAATAGGGGAGAAATATTTATGAGTTATAGTACTGGTTATGTTAGTGGCAAGGCAAACAATATTGGAGGCTTTATTGGCAATTTTTACAGCGGAACTATAGAATACTGTTTTTGGGATAAATCAATAAATGATCAACTTAATGGAGTGGGAGAACCGGAAGGTGATGCTAACGGTAATGTGGTAGGTAAATATTCCTCTGAAATGAATAAAGAAACTAATTTTAAGAATTGGGATTTTATTGATGTTTGGGCAATTGAAGAAAATGAAACTTATCCCTGGTTATTGTGGCAGGGAGAACCAGCAGATTTCAATGAAAATTCTGCAGAATAA
- a CDS encoding leucine-rich repeat protein produces MISKSIKVLFTIVLSLTILLILTSCDSSSSSNSSDLILVNDYEVNITVIDSHTEESIAGAEVSLGDKTAITDVNGLAKFNSVEEGQYSLSVTAEDYKLADKGVITIDSDSTTFIINMEQIIIISEEYFTFDSSTGTIIDYNPEGGLDVVIPATIDGIKVVEIGNEAFMNKQLTGVSIPYGIEIIGDRAFRDNQIKILILPDSIKSIGYQSFRLNEIKSLKLSREMESIGLEAFRNNELTKLIIPENIKIIEEESFRRNNLIEVVFEGTPKTFERRAFYQNQLESFEIPEGLKIIDEGALSYNKLNSITIPDTITEMGINVFLDNEFTELPKLPVSITTLPAGIFYNNKITNIAMPDHITIIGERAFRGNNIVSISAEDFNNVTIIESAAFPENQISSLEFSTKITEVRDQAFHHNNLKSLDIPESLAKVGQSAFYYNQLEELKIANDVEIDNYVFRENQLTKIIIGENVTLGKSLLTGEFGDPENNVFRNIYENQGAGIYIGEQKGSWTKVYEININDVQNGSANVTVNKTLASEGEIVTVNISEIESGKEFKSIQINDGFITTNEKIAGEKYTFTMPAETVTVTIKLEQIPGVFITEVILTGGATIADRFASSNTAANLIADAIREKTSADIATITSTIVESGVEIAAGSLTEDELLSLYSSFIDDRKAVIGEMKGARIKELLLEESQKFNDIRLQVSGMVYNIYLNSSGDAYKIDDVSLADGSPVYDSELYTITFNSFNFNDYNLVEGDDITIITTTQETEKEMLLNYVNNLKAPIPESLADFRIQIIQD; encoded by the coding sequence ATGATTTCAAAAAGTATAAAGGTTCTTTTCACTATCGTGCTGTCTTTAACAATTCTTTTAATACTAACATCCTGTGATTCATCATCTTCTTCTAATTCATCAGATTTAATTCTAGTTAATGATTACGAGGTTAATATAACAGTTATAGACTCTCACACTGAAGAAAGCATTGCAGGAGCAGAAGTTAGTTTAGGGGATAAAACAGCTATAACAGATGTTAATGGGTTAGCAAAATTTAATTCAGTAGAAGAGGGCCAGTATTCATTATCAGTAACTGCTGAAGATTATAAATTAGCAGATAAAGGAGTCATAACTATAGATTCAGATTCTACAACTTTCATCATTAATATGGAACAGATCATAATTATTTCAGAAGAGTACTTTACATTTGATAGTTCCACTGGAACAATAATAGATTATAATCCAGAAGGTGGGTTAGATGTAGTCATTCCTGCAACTATTGATGGAATTAAGGTGGTTGAAATAGGAAATGAAGCTTTTATGAATAAACAACTTACTGGAGTCTCTATTCCCTATGGTATAGAAATAATTGGAGACAGAGCGTTCAGAGATAATCAAATAAAAATTCTTATTCTACCTGATAGTATTAAAAGCATAGGTTATCAGTCATTTAGATTAAATGAGATTAAATCATTAAAACTTTCTAGAGAAATGGAAAGTATAGGTTTAGAAGCCTTTAGAAATAATGAATTGACAAAATTAATTATACCAGAAAACATTAAAATCATTGAAGAAGAGAGTTTTCGCAGAAATAATCTTATAGAAGTCGTATTTGAGGGGACGCCTAAAACTTTTGAACGCAGAGCTTTTTATCAAAATCAATTAGAGAGTTTTGAAATTCCAGAAGGTTTAAAGATTATAGATGAAGGGGCGTTAAGTTACAATAAGCTAAACTCTATTACAATTCCAGATACAATTACAGAAATGGGTATTAATGTTTTTTTAGATAATGAATTTACAGAGCTTCCAAAGCTTCCTGTTTCTATTACAACTTTACCTGCTGGAATATTTTATAATAATAAAATTACAAATATAGCTATGCCTGATCATATAACAATAATTGGGGAAAGGGCATTTAGAGGAAATAATATTGTTTCTATATCAGCTGAGGACTTTAATAATGTCACAATAATTGAATCTGCAGCATTTCCAGAAAATCAAATTAGTAGTCTAGAATTTTCAACCAAAATTACAGAGGTTAGAGATCAGGCTTTTCATCATAATAATTTAAAAAGTCTAGATATTCCTGAAAGCTTAGCTAAAGTTGGACAAAGTGCTTTTTATTATAATCAGTTAGAAGAGCTTAAAATAGCAAATGATGTAGAGATTGATAACTATGTTTTTCGAGAAAACCAGCTAACAAAAATAATTATCGGTGAAAATGTAACTTTAGGAAAAAGCCTTTTAACTGGAGAGTTTGGAGATCCAGAGAATAATGTTTTTCGGAATATATATGAAAATCAAGGAGCAGGTATTTATATAGGTGAGCAAAAAGGAAGCTGGACAAAAGTTTATGAAATTAATATAAATGATGTTCAGAATGGATCAGCCAATGTAACTGTTAACAAAACATTAGCATCAGAAGGAGAAATAGTAACTGTAAATATCTCAGAAATTGAGTCAGGCAAAGAATTTAAATCGATTCAGATCAACGATGGTTTTATAACAACAAATGAAAAAATAGCAGGTGAAAAGTATACATTCACGATGCCAGCAGAAACAGTAACAGTGACTATTAAGCTTGAACAAATACCAGGAGTATTTATAACTGAAGTTATACTAACAGGTGGTGCAACCATTGCAGATCGTTTTGCTAGCTCTAATACAGCAGCTAATTTAATAGCAGATGCCATCAGGGAAAAAACTTCAGCAGATATAGCTACAATAACTAGTACAATTGTAGAATCAGGGGTTGAAATTGCTGCTGGTAGCTTGACAGAAGATGAACTATTAAGCTTGTATTCATCATTTATTGATGATCGTAAAGCAGTTATAGGAGAAATGAAAGGGGCTAGAATAAAAGAATTATTACTGGAAGAATCTCAAAAGTTCAATGATATTCGTCTGCAGGTATCTGGAATGGTTTATAATATTTATCTAAATAGCAGTGGTGATGCTTATAAAATTGATGATGTATCTTTAGCTGATGGTTCACCAGTTTATGATTCTGAATTATATACAATAACTTTTAATTCTTTTAATTTTAATGATTATAATTTAGTGGAAGGTGATGACATAACTATTATAACAACCACTCAGGAAACTGAAAAAGAGATGCTATTGAACTATGTTAATAATCTAAAAGCTCCTATACCTGAAAGCCTGGCCGATTTTAGAATTCAGATTATCCAGGATTGA
- a CDS encoding response regulator transcription factor: MTESKLRANMWQYVVEFLTKTTYITTLDEYGYTILNEIRGYIPYDVAHFMSYDNDKVVDFKKIDIPDKTVDDYNDFYYKKDTIKKRFFNEKKASKSSLIMDYREWRKTEFFNDFLLPNSYFYLCGIDIHHNNQLLATLTLIRSKKSRDFKTIDLLFLNRISTCIGNHIYLLKEYNQNMTRNITFKELQKERIENLELTPREIEIARLVKSGLTNKEISNRLFISKNTVKKHLQNIYNKCDVSNKVSLVSKLHQIK, encoded by the coding sequence ATGACTGAATCAAAATTAAGAGCCAACATGTGGCAGTATGTTGTAGAATTTTTAACTAAAACAACTTACATAACTACCCTTGATGAATATGGCTATACTATCTTAAATGAAATTAGAGGCTATATTCCATATGATGTTGCTCATTTTATGTCCTATGATAATGATAAAGTTGTAGATTTCAAGAAAATAGATATTCCAGATAAAACAGTAGATGATTATAATGATTTTTATTATAAAAAAGATACAATCAAAAAAAGATTTTTTAATGAAAAGAAAGCCTCAAAAAGTAGTCTTATCATGGATTATCGTGAGTGGCGCAAAACAGAGTTTTTCAATGATTTTTTATTACCCAATAGTTATTTTTATCTCTGTGGAATAGATATTCATCATAACAATCAACTTCTAGCTACCCTTACATTAATTAGAAGCAAAAAAAGCAGAGACTTTAAAACAATTGACTTATTATTTTTAAATAGAATCTCAACCTGTATAGGTAATCATATATATTTATTAAAAGAGTATAATCAAAATATGACCAGGAACATAACATTTAAAGAACTACAAAAAGAACGAATTGAAAACTTAGAACTAACCCCAAGAGAAATAGAAATAGCACGATTAGTAAAATCCGGTTTGACAAATAAGGAGATTAGCAATCGTCTCTTTATTTCAAAGAACACAGTTAAAAAACACCTCCAGAACATTTATAATAAATGCGATGTATCCAATAAAGTATCTCTGGTTTCAAAACTCCATCAGATAAAATAG
- a CDS encoding YhdH/YhfP family quinone oxidoreductase, which yields MDNKKFKALEIKEVDNDYKRNIIEKEINELPEGDLLIRVKYSSLNYKDALSAIGNKGVTKEYPHTPGIDAAGEVVEDKSNNFQKGDKVIVTGYDLGMNTAGGFGEYIRIPSDWAVKLPENLTLKESMIYGTAGFTGALSVHKLLSAGIPGKNILVTGPSGGVGSFACSFLAREDYNVTAATGKTDAKEYFQNLGVKEVISRSEVNDDSGRMLLKEKWDGVIDTVGGNMLATAIKSTKYSGAITCCGNVASADLPINVYPFILRGVSLLGIDSVQVNRELREDIWHKLASDWKPDHLDEISTEITLDELSDYIDKMLAGDSKGRVVVNLN from the coding sequence TTGGATAATAAAAAATTTAAAGCTTTAGAAATAAAAGAAGTCGACAATGACTATAAAAGAAATATTATCGAAAAAGAGATTAATGAACTCCCTGAAGGCGACCTGCTTATCAGAGTTAAATATTCATCTCTGAACTATAAAGATGCCCTGTCAGCAATCGGCAATAAAGGGGTAACAAAGGAATATCCCCATACTCCAGGGATTGATGCCGCCGGTGAAGTTGTTGAAGATAAGAGCAATAATTTCCAGAAGGGAGATAAAGTAATAGTAACAGGCTATGACCTCGGCATGAATACAGCCGGAGGATTTGGCGAATATATCAGAATCCCATCAGACTGGGCTGTAAAACTCCCGGAAAACTTAACCTTGAAAGAGAGCATGATCTATGGAACAGCAGGATTTACCGGAGCACTCTCTGTCCATAAACTTCTATCAGCAGGCATTCCAGGTAAAAACATCTTGGTTACCGGACCTTCAGGCGGAGTTGGCAGTTTTGCCTGCAGCTTTCTGGCCAGAGAAGATTACAATGTCACAGCAGCTACAGGTAAGACAGATGCAAAGGAATACTTTCAGAACCTTGGCGTAAAAGAAGTGATTAGCAGATCTGAAGTTAACGATGATTCCGGCCGGATGCTCCTTAAAGAAAAGTGGGATGGCGTTATCGATACAGTTGGCGGCAATATGCTTGCCACAGCCATCAAATCAACTAAATACTCAGGAGCAATCACCTGCTGCGGCAATGTAGCATCAGCTGACCTGCCAATAAATGTCTATCCATTTATCCTGAGAGGAGTCAGCCTATTAGGAATAGATTCAGTCCAGGTCAATAGAGAACTTAGAGAAGATATCTGGCATAAGCTTGCCAGCGACTGGAAACCTGATCACCTGGATGAAATAAGCACAGAAATCACCTTAGACGAACTTAGCGATTATATAGATAAAATGCTTGCCGGCGACTCAAAGGGCCGAGTCGTTGTCAACCTAAACTAA
- a CDS encoding DUF6075 family protein: MKPRTINMVGTVDHMDKALSTNEEWAQGNEFYFKCKDHKEYFDRLVAETETAPGSRDRLSLFYLLASLKKFRQAPGKFLFFNELRPNPQAFRELLSPGEQALVQLAFYFYTGRDLFDIGILDIFNNLEGENVLVAVDAIKMRFEIDAELW; the protein is encoded by the coding sequence ATGAAACCTAGAACTATTAATATGGTTGGTACTGTTGATCATATGGATAAGGCTTTATCGACTAATGAGGAATGGGCTCAGGGAAATGAATTTTATTTTAAATGTAAAGATCACAAGGAGTATTTTGATAGGTTGGTTGCTGAAACTGAGACTGCTCCTGGCTCCAGGGATCGGCTCTCTCTCTTTTATTTACTGGCCTCTCTTAAAAAGTTCAGGCAGGCACCTGGTAAGTTTCTTTTCTTTAATGAACTCCGGCCTAATCCCCAGGCTTTCAGGGAGTTACTATCTCCCGGGGAGCAGGCTTTAGTCCAGCTGGCTTTTTATTTTTATACTGGCAGAGATCTTTTTGATATTGGTATCCTGGATATCTTTAATAATCTTGAGGGTGAAAATGTTCTGGTTGCAGTTGATGCTATTAAGATGCGGTTTGAGATTGATGCTGAACTCTGGTGA
- a CDS encoding NupC/NupG family nucleoside CNT transporter: MERIIPIFGLFVFLGIAFLLSENRSEVNIKTVIGGILLQLVFGFLILIVPQGRFLFEILTEFVATILDFAADGAVFVFGEELVHGVGGALDGYFEEAPFAFYVLPTIIYFSALMSLFYYLGIIQKVVKVMASVMKKAMDLSGAESLAAAANVFIGQTEAPLVIKKYLPQMTRSEVMALMTGGMATVAGGVFAAFVGMGIDPGYLLAASIMSAPASLVMAKIMIPEIEESTTAGTVKVNIELEHDNVLGVVADGASEGLKLALNVAAMLIAFMAIIALINHGLGFFGTSLEGILGLLFSPFAYLMGVPMEEAREIGSLLGQKMAINEFVAYASLTELIAEEAISQRSQAIATFALCGFANFGSIAIQIGGIGPLDPDRKGMIASLGVRALIAGTLATYTTATIAGLFIG; this comes from the coding sequence ATGGAAAGAATCATACCAATCTTTGGTCTGTTCGTATTCCTGGGTATAGCCTTTCTTTTATCTGAAAATAGAAGCGAAGTTAATATCAAGACTGTGATTGGAGGCATTCTGCTCCAGCTTGTTTTTGGTTTTCTGATTCTGATTGTTCCTCAGGGCAGGTTCTTATTTGAAATTCTAACTGAATTCGTTGCTACAATCCTGGATTTTGCTGCTGATGGTGCTGTATTTGTATTCGGTGAAGAACTTGTTCATGGTGTTGGTGGTGCTTTAGACGGTTATTTTGAGGAAGCCCCGTTTGCCTTTTATGTCCTCCCGACTATTATTTATTTCTCAGCTTTGATGTCACTTTTCTATTATCTTGGAATTATTCAAAAAGTAGTTAAGGTTATGGCATCTGTCATGAAAAAGGCTATGGATTTAAGTGGAGCCGAATCTCTGGCTGCAGCTGCTAATGTTTTTATTGGCCAGACTGAAGCTCCTCTGGTAATTAAAAAGTATTTACCGCAAATGACCCGCTCCGAGGTTATGGCTCTGATGACCGGTGGTATGGCTACAGTGGCCGGTGGTGTATTTGCTGCTTTTGTTGGTATGGGAATCGACCCTGGATATCTGCTGGCAGCCAGTATAATGTCGGCACCTGCATCTCTGGTTATGGCCAAAATTATGATTCCTGAAATTGAAGAATCTACAACTGCAGGGACAGTAAAAGTTAATATAGAGCTTGAGCATGATAATGTTTTAGGTGTAGTTGCTGATGGTGCAAGTGAAGGATTAAAGCTGGCTTTAAATGTAGCTGCTATGTTGATTGCCTTTATGGCTATAATTGCTCTGATCAATCATGGGCTAGGATTTTTCGGTACCAGTCTTGAGGGAATTCTTGGCCTGCTCTTCTCGCCATTTGCTTATTTAATGGGAGTACCGATGGAAGAGGCAAGGGAAATTGGAAGTCTTTTAGGCCAGAAGATGGCTATAAATGAGTTTGTAGCCTATGCCAGCCTGACTGAGTTGATTGCTGAAGAGGCTATATCTCAACGTTCACAGGCGATAGCTACTTTTGCTCTCTGTGGATTTGCTAATTTCGGCTCGATTGCTATTCAGATTGGTGGTATTGGTCCACTGGACCCTGATCGTAAGGGTATGATCGCTTCTTTAGGTGTTAGGGCTCTTATTGCTGGTACTTTAGCCACTTATACAACTGCAACTATTGCAGGTCTATTTATCGGTTAG
- a CDS encoding methyltransferase family protein — protein MNISQISFYIALISGIILIIGIIIDLKNQKINLWPITEASLFGIIELTIWHVFYIATVVFAILTAIPLIEFSIINWVGLILFIIGFCFSIWAIIELNIKESYGVKGEFCSTGPYKYCRNPQSTGIIIHFLGAVLFTYSVLMIILTLIHMILLILLVFAEEPWLHEKYGQDYLEYKEQVPYRFIPYIY, from the coding sequence ATGAATATCAGCCAGATCAGTTTTTATATTGCTCTAATATCCGGTATTATATTAATTATAGGCATAATCATCGATTTAAAGAATCAAAAAATCAACCTCTGGCCTATAACTGAAGCAAGTTTATTTGGTATTATAGAGTTAACAATCTGGCATGTTTTTTATATAGCAACCGTAGTATTTGCAATACTTACTGCAATACCCCTTATTGAATTTAGTATTATTAACTGGGTAGGTTTAATTTTGTTCATAATCGGGTTCTGCTTTTCTATCTGGGCTATTATAGAACTTAATATAAAAGAGAGTTATGGAGTAAAAGGAGAGTTCTGTTCTACTGGCCCATATAAATACTGTCGAAATCCCCAGTCAACAGGAATAATAATTCACTTTCTAGGCGCAGTTTTATTTACCTATTCAGTCTTAATGATAATTCTAACATTAATTCACATGATACTTCTAATTCTCCTGGTCTTTGCAGAAGAACCCTGGCTCCATGAAAAATACGGCCAGGATTATTTAGAATATAAAGAACAGGTCCCATATCGGTTTATCCCTTATATTTATTGA
- a CDS encoding diguanylate cyclase, with protein MKKILNNLEEINNYRIILILIPALYFIFPVFYYYFAGITDPMPLIHRLIGASMFLIVFLISFFSNQVQLKIEKITMVVVYLAILQLVYLNYISNYQLDLALSLIVVIAVANLFFSKNKLKLYLNLPLALLVAATLSLIESPDVSIIGYFFTYILVAGLTYFISYFKTKGEKKFNKLIDNMPAAFARHKIILDEKDNPIDYIFLEVNKAFEEMTGLNEADIIGKRATEVLENLSHQDWIEKYGDVAQTQTDKNFEEYSKPLSRWYAVNAFSQKKGYFTTLFYDITEHKSKELEIKKQKEKLDLIIEGTEVGIWEYNIQTGETNYNEKWAGMFGYTLEELKPTTIKTWDSLVHPEDAKKSEKVFQKHLNGELDFYSCEKRVKHKDGHWVWVLGQGKLISRTDDGRPLKVLGINIDISKQKENERTIKELNKIAIEFQKLNSEDAICKKTIEAAREILDFDLCGIALVKDNEFIIKATSGDLDIKSLPLDHGKLGKAYKNNKSYLNKDINIDPDARPVKSTYKSGIAIPIENIGVFQAASNEKAAFNQQDLELAEILVSHTRAALETLYYQKELEYKSFHDSLTGLYNRRFFEEEMNRLDTERNLPVSIIIADLNGLKLINDSYGHDKGDEALIKTADILNEVLRDEDIISRHGGDEFAVLLPETDTKTAADIMRRIKDKVREFNQREKIPISFALGAATKEEINQDINETLKTADDNMYQNKLSERKSSKSNIVQALLNTLSTKSDETKEHATRMTKLALKFAEKLNLNSSEVNRLSLLATMHDIGKATISEDILTKPGSLNQKEWEIIKQHSEKGYKITSSIAELSIIAEDILFHHERWDGDGYPQGLSKKAIPYLSRIITIIDAYDVMTNKRSYSDPISKEEALAEIENCAGTQFDPELAEKFIEMMR; from the coding sequence TTGAAAAAAATACTTAACAACCTCGAAGAAATCAATAATTATAGGATTATCTTAATACTAATACCAGCACTCTATTTCATCTTTCCAGTTTTCTATTATTATTTTGCTGGTATAACTGATCCAATGCCCTTAATTCACAGGCTTATAGGGGCTTCCATGTTCTTAATAGTATTTCTGATATCATTTTTTAGCAATCAGGTACAACTTAAGATAGAAAAAATAACAATGGTTGTTGTTTATCTGGCTATCCTGCAGTTAGTCTATTTAAATTATATTTCCAACTATCAGCTCGATCTTGCTTTAAGTTTAATAGTAGTAATTGCTGTGGCTAACCTATTCTTTAGTAAAAATAAATTAAAACTCTACCTTAATCTTCCTCTGGCCTTATTAGTAGCAGCCACATTATCACTAATTGAAAGTCCAGATGTTTCTATAATAGGCTACTTCTTCACGTATATATTAGTTGCTGGTTTGACATATTTTATTAGTTATTTTAAGACAAAAGGAGAAAAGAAATTCAATAAGCTCATCGATAATATGCCTGCAGCCTTTGCCCGACATAAAATTATACTTGATGAAAAAGATAACCCAATAGACTATATTTTTCTTGAAGTGAATAAAGCCTTTGAAGAAATGACCGGATTAAATGAGGCTGATATAATCGGGAAAAGAGCAACTGAAGTTCTAGAAAATCTTAGCCATCAAGACTGGATTGAAAAATATGGAGATGTTGCTCAAACACAAACTGATAAAAATTTCGAAGAATACTCTAAACCACTGAGTAGATGGTATGCTGTCAATGCTTTCAGTCAAAAGAAAGGCTATTTCACAACCTTATTTTATGATATTACCGAGCATAAAAGTAAAGAATTAGAAATTAAGAAACAGAAAGAAAAATTAGATTTAATAATTGAGGGTACCGAAGTCGGTATCTGGGAATATAATATCCAGACAGGAGAAACTAACTATAATGAAAAATGGGCAGGAATGTTTGGCTATACATTAGAAGAGCTTAAGCCTACCACAATTAAAACCTGGGATTCTCTTGTTCATCCAGAAGATGCTAAAAAGTCAGAGAAAGTTTTTCAAAAACATCTAAATGGAGAATTAGACTTCTATAGCTGTGAAAAAAGAGTAAAACATAAAGACGGTCACTGGGTCTGGGTATTAGGTCAGGGCAAATTAATTTCACGCACAGATGATGGCAGACCATTAAAAGTTCTAGGGATTAACATTGATATTTCAAAGCAGAAAGAAAATGAGAGAACGATCAAAGAACTAAATAAAATAGCTATTGAGTTCCAGAAACTAAATAGCGAAGATGCTATTTGCAAAAAAACTATTGAAGCAGCCAGGGAAATCCTGGACTTTGATTTATGTGGTATTGCACTGGTTAAAGATAATGAGTTTATAATAAAAGCAACTTCTGGTGATCTGGATATCAAATCATTACCATTAGACCACGGAAAACTTGGCAAAGCATATAAAAATAATAAAAGTTATTTAAATAAAGATATAAATATAGACCCTGATGCCAGACCAGTAAAAAGTACTTATAAGTCAGGTATAGCTATACCAATAGAAAATATAGGGGTCTTCCAGGCAGCATCCAATGAAAAAGCAGCCTTTAACCAGCAGGATCTGGAACTTGCAGAAATACTTGTATCTCACACCAGAGCAGCCCTGGAAACATTGTATTATCAAAAAGAGCTGGAATATAAATCATTCCACGATAGCTTAACGGGACTATACAATAGAAGATTTTTTGAAGAAGAGATGAATAGACTGGATACCGAAAGGAACCTGCCAGTAAGCATTATAATAGCTGACTTAAATGGCCTAAAACTTATCAATGATAGTTATGGCCATGATAAAGGCGATGAGGCCTTAATAAAAACAGCAGATATCTTAAATGAAGTTTTAAGAGATGAAGATATAATATCCAGGCATGGCGGAGATGAATTCGCAGTCTTATTACCTGAAACAGATACCAAAACTGCCGCAGATATCATGAGGAGGATTAAAGATAAAGTCAGGGAGTTTAATCAAAGAGAAAAAATCCCAATATCCTTTGCGCTAGGGGCAGCAACTAAAGAAGAAATCAATCAGGATATAAATGAAACTTTAAAAACAGCAGATGATAATATGTATCAAAATAAACTTTCAGAGAGAAAAAGCAGTAAAAGTAATATTGTTCAGGCCTTATTAAATACTTTAAGTACAAAAAGCGACGAGACAAAAGAACATGCAACCAGAATGACAAAATTAGCCCTTAAGTTTGCAGAAAAACTAAATTTAAATAGTTCAGAAGTAAATAGATTGTCATTGCTGGCTACCATGCATGATATTGGCAAGGCAACGATTTCAGAAGATATCCTGACAAAACCAGGTAGTCTTAATCAAAAGGAATGGGAAATAATAAAGCAGCATTCAGAAAAGGGTTATAAAATAACATCTTCAATTGCAGAACTATCTATAATAGCTGAAGACATATTATTCCATCATGAGCGCTGGGATGGTGATGGCTATCCCCAGGGCCTGTCAAAAAAAGCAATTCCCTATCTATCAAGGATAATAACAATAATAGACGCCTATGATGTCATGACAAATAAAAGAAGTTACAGCGATCCAATTAGCAAAGAAGAAGCCCTGGCAGAAATAGAAAACTGTGCCGGAACTCAATTTGATCCAGAACTGGCAGAAAAATTTATAGAGATGATGAGATAA